Within the Bacillota bacterium genome, the region TGGTGAGCGGTGGTTTGCGTAATCCCTCGGAACCATCTATTTCAAGGCGCAGGATCTGACCCCACGCCAGGCGGTTGGGGCGCGCCTGCCCGTTCTCCCACCGGTTGACGGACGCAAAGGAGACGCCCAGAAGTTCCGCCAGACGCTTTTGGCTTAAGCCCAACCTGGCCCGCAGCAGCCTGATCCGGTCCGGATAATCTTGAGGGATATACTCCACTCTCCTCCCCCATTTTCATCCAACGAAGGATTCTCTTGCCAAAAGCATAACAGGATCGCGTGACATATGTCAAGGCTATATCAAGTGCGATATGCCAGGCCGTCTTAATTCTCTAACCGGCCACCCGGTTCTGCTAACTTCAAGAGTAGCGACCCGTCTGTCGTGAGAATCACCTCCGCCACAACGAACGACGGTGAAGGAGGGGAGGGGATAATAATACTGTTGTAAAACCTATTTGGTAATATAATATTGAGAAATAGCAGTCCGGAAGGATGTTTGGTGTGAACGACCTGGATGACTTAATAGCCAAACTAAAAAATAGCAAAACTCTTCTCCATGAGCAGTACGGCGTCGAAACTATCGGTATATTCGGCTCCTATGTTCGGGGTGAACAAAAGAGCAACAGTGATGTCGACATTCTGGTTGAATTCAAAGAGCCGATTGGGCTTCTAAAGTTTGTTGCCTTGAAGCATCAACTGCGCGAACTTATTGGCAGAGATGTCGATCTAGTTATGAAGACTGCACTCAAGCCGGGTATCGGCAAGAGAATACTGAAAGAGGTAATCTACGTATGAAGCGTTCATTCGAAGATTATCTCAACGACATAATGGAAGCGATAACTGCTATAGA harbors:
- a CDS encoding nucleotidyltransferase family protein, giving the protein MFGVNDLDDLIAKLKNSKTLLHEQYGVETIGIFGSYVRGEQKSNSDVDILVEFKEPIGLLKFVALKHQLRELIGRDVDLVMKTALKPGIGKRILKEVIYV